From one Lysinibacillus sp. G4S2 genomic stretch:
- a CDS encoding TetR/AcrR family transcriptional regulator: MNQKRVIEVAATLFLEKGFAYTSMDELVRVSKVSKSNVYYHFSNKEELLEGVVDYWIEMYQSAIDGLLSQNQLLVEDRIQLFLKQLSQGVQTREYKGSCPFITLYIQSPTNATKVKEKIGLFFIGLQTKVSLLLKQGVENGEFRKTINIDEVASLFITNLEGALFISETLKDATVIMKTADHFLNLLR; the protein is encoded by the coding sequence ATGAATCAAAAACGTGTGATTGAAGTAGCTGCAACATTATTTTTAGAAAAAGGGTTTGCTTATACAAGCATGGATGAATTAGTTCGTGTAAGCAAAGTTTCAAAGTCTAATGTGTATTATCACTTCTCTAATAAGGAAGAATTGTTGGAAGGGGTCGTTGATTATTGGATTGAAATGTATCAATCTGCAATTGATGGCTTACTATCTCAAAACCAATTATTAGTTGAAGATCGTATCCAACTGTTTTTAAAGCAATTATCACAAGGAGTTCAGACAAGAGAATATAAGGGGAGCTGTCCATTTATTACGCTTTATATTCAAAGCCCTACAAATGCCACAAAAGTAAAAGAAAAAATAGGTCTTTTTTTTATAGGATTACAAACGAAAGTTTCTCTATTACTTAAACAAGGGGTAGAGAATGGTGAATTTAGAAAGACAATTAATATTGACGAGGTTGCATCTCTTTTTATTACAAATCTTGAAGGAGCGCTATTTATTTCAGAAACACTGAAGGATGCAACTGTAATCATGAAAACAGCAGATCATTTTTTAAACTTGCTTCGATAA
- a CDS encoding alpha/beta fold hydrolase, which translates to MRTVFLTGGTGFIGKQLVKELAKEHVTILLLVRSKSKATRIYQEKGILKEAVMHFIEGDLTKIDLGLSAEDKELVLKTDVIIHAGGPMDIQATSKEAASVFLNGAQHISEFAKNIHRLKGLQQFIHVVGYMSPFDDKNSKIAIDVFKEGNNFLKIKNPYERTKFLADLYIRQQASTVGYPLSVINPPTVVGSSKTGSTEQTGGLGLLVKSMRKGLMPVIPGGKEYRLPLIANDELAKFIVQVFRLEQPTIQTYTLVEDKQHDQNISELLHAMSESMNMTAPKISAPLPFMKALMKSGVSKITKIPADGLNFITNRTFSNGSAKKIMGEDWFKETNVMKFFPAVIADLDYRMMYQNGQHSHLFKRTLCNNTTIYQSQGEGKPFILLHGLLSDGEDLFPLGEELHEKTGRPVWIMDLPGLGRSPFKREKNLLNIYLNVLKKLLEKATNGAHLIGHSFGAYILLEALVQKYIDKKYTITLLQPPVAKKNAKSINVPQFMNKWTLKLATTNLIERYLLSNGLFESTESIPEHYIEKISNSFTSPRILNTTVQLNSLLLKNVQGDFNEVTKYNLRIIWGDYDRGYSAPSHLGKVDVVPYGHHFPLNHPSETANLVIKNSSTSR; encoded by the coding sequence ATGAGAACAGTATTTTTAACTGGTGGAACAGGTTTTATTGGAAAGCAATTAGTGAAGGAATTAGCCAAAGAGCATGTTACAATTCTTCTATTAGTGAGATCGAAAAGTAAAGCAACACGCATTTATCAAGAAAAAGGCATCTTAAAAGAGGCAGTTATGCACTTTATTGAAGGTGATTTGACGAAAATAGACTTAGGTCTAAGTGCTGAAGATAAGGAGTTGGTATTGAAAACGGATGTGATTATTCACGCAGGTGGCCCCATGGATATTCAAGCGACAAGCAAAGAGGCAGCTTCCGTATTTTTGAATGGTGCCCAACATATTAGTGAATTCGCTAAAAATATTCATCGATTGAAGGGATTGCAACAATTTATTCATGTTGTAGGCTATATGAGTCCCTTTGATGATAAAAATAGCAAGATTGCGATAGATGTGTTTAAAGAAGGAAACAATTTTTTGAAAATAAAAAATCCATATGAGAGAACAAAGTTTTTAGCAGATCTTTATATCCGTCAGCAGGCATCAACAGTAGGTTATCCGCTTTCAGTAATTAATCCACCAACTGTAGTTGGTAGTAGTAAAACAGGGAGTACGGAGCAAACAGGAGGCTTAGGCTTGCTTGTGAAGAGTATGCGAAAGGGGCTCATGCCAGTGATCCCTGGAGGTAAGGAATATAGATTACCACTTATTGCAAACGATGAACTAGCAAAGTTTATTGTGCAGGTTTTCAGATTGGAGCAACCAACTATACAAACATATACACTTGTTGAAGATAAACAACATGATCAGAATATTTCAGAATTATTACATGCTATGTCAGAAAGTATGAATATGACTGCACCTAAAATTTCTGCCCCATTGCCATTTATGAAAGCACTTATGAAAAGTGGCGTAAGCAAAATAACCAAAATTCCTGCTGATGGACTAAACTTTATTACAAATCGAACATTTTCAAATGGTTCAGCGAAAAAGATTATGGGAGAAGATTGGTTTAAGGAGACAAATGTAATGAAATTTTTCCCAGCCGTAATAGCTGATCTGGATTATCGCATGATGTATCAAAATGGCCAGCACAGTCATTTATTTAAACGAACATTATGTAATAATACTACCATTTACCAATCACAAGGAGAGGGTAAACCGTTTATTTTATTACATGGTTTATTAAGTGATGGAGAAGATTTATTTCCTTTAGGGGAAGAGCTTCATGAAAAAACGGGTCGACCTGTATGGATCATGGACCTTCCAGGTTTGGGACGTTCTCCTTTTAAACGAGAGAAAAATCTTTTAAATATCTATTTGAATGTATTGAAAAAGTTATTGGAGAAAGCTACTAATGGTGCCCATCTAATTGGCCATTCATTTGGTGCGTATATTCTTTTGGAAGCATTAGTACAAAAGTACATAGATAAGAAGTATACAATTACTTTACTTCAGCCACCTGTTGCTAAAAAAAATGCTAAATCGATAAATGTTCCTCAATTTATGAACAAATGGACATTGAAATTGGCAACTACTAATTTGATAGAGCGTTATTTATTAAGTAATGGTTTATTTGAAAGTACGGAGAGCATCCCTGAACATTATATTGAAAAAATAAGTAACAGTTTTACTTCTCCTAGAATTTTAAATACTACGGTTCAGCTTAACAGTTTACTATTGAAAAACGTTCAAGGTGATTTCAATGAAGTAACAAAGTATAATCTTCGCATTATTTGGGGGGATTATGACAGAGGCTATTCTGCTCCTTCCCATCTTGGTAAGGTTGATGTTGTTCCATATGGTCATCATTTTCCTCTTAACCATCCGAGTGAAACGGCTAATTTGGTAATAAAAAATAGTAGTACTAGCAGATGA
- a CDS encoding GNAT family N-acetyltransferase, whose protein sequence is MEIRSVKGSDYYVISPLINEWWGGRNMSDMLPKLFFDHFTQTSFIAEKDGKHVAFLIGFLSQTHSNEAYIHFVGVHPEYRKHNIGKHLYNKFFNVVKLNNRSIVRCVTSPVNKVSIAYHTKMGFEIEDGDKTIDGLSINSNYDGPNQDRVLFFKKLN, encoded by the coding sequence ATGGAAATTCGTTCAGTTAAAGGTTCAGACTACTATGTAATTTCACCTCTAATCAATGAGTGGTGGGGTGGAAGGAATATGTCCGATATGTTACCAAAATTATTCTTCGACCATTTTACACAAACAAGTTTCATTGCAGAAAAGGATGGTAAACATGTGGCTTTTCTAATAGGATTCCTATCTCAAACTCATTCAAACGAGGCGTATATTCATTTCGTTGGAGTCCATCCTGAGTACAGAAAACATAATATTGGAAAACATTTATACAATAAATTTTTTAATGTAGTAAAGCTAAATAATCGAAGTATTGTTCGTTGTGTAACGTCACCTGTCAATAAAGTTTCTATTGCCTATCATACCAAGATGGGTTTTGAAATTGAAGATGGAGATAAAACTATTGATGGTCTATCAATAAATTCAAACTATGACGGTCCAAATCAAGACAGAGTTTTATTTTTCAAAAAATTAAATTAA
- a CDS encoding alpha/beta hydrolase, with protein sequence MSVEIYNGERSEESILFEKLLISESNKENFSSIENTKRFVKQMGTENSKPYVIGDDVEFLSDVEERTFEGMQVFTLNDQKSSKQKIILYLHGGAWTNQPLNFHWWFMDKIAQSLNAKIIAPIYPKVPHFNYKDTYPKILNLYKEILITVESSNQLTIMGDSAGGNISLVLAQLLKMNNLPQPKDIILLSACVDLSLENPLISEYEEKDPMLASEGMEVITKIWAADKHLKDSSISPIYGDFKGLGKITHFIGTHECLYPDAIRLDEELTEQGIEINTFVYPKMNHVFVVMPIPEAQDAQQKIITIIS encoded by the coding sequence ATGAGTGTAGAAATTTATAACGGAGAACGTTCTGAAGAAAGTATTCTATTCGAAAAATTGTTAATTTCCGAAAGTAATAAAGAGAATTTTTCTAGTATTGAAAACACAAAACGGTTTGTTAAACAAATGGGAACTGAAAATAGCAAGCCGTATGTTATTGGGGATGATGTTGAATTTTTAAGTGATGTTGAGGAGCGGACATTCGAGGGAATGCAAGTTTTCACATTAAATGATCAAAAATCCTCGAAGCAAAAAATTATTCTATATTTACATGGTGGTGCTTGGACAAATCAACCTTTAAATTTTCACTGGTGGTTCATGGATAAAATAGCGCAATCATTGAATGCAAAAATAATTGCTCCCATTTATCCTAAAGTACCTCATTTTAACTATAAAGATACTTACCCAAAAATCCTAAACTTATATAAAGAAATTCTTATAACTGTTGAAAGTTCCAATCAATTAACGATCATGGGAGATTCGGCAGGCGGAAATATATCACTTGTTTTGGCTCAGCTTTTAAAAATGAACAATTTACCTCAACCGAAAGATATTATTTTATTATCAGCATGTGTTGATTTGAGTTTAGAAAATCCTCTTATATCTGAATATGAAGAAAAGGATCCGATGTTAGCTAGTGAAGGAATGGAAGTCATTACAAAGATTTGGGCAGCTGATAAACATTTAAAAGACTCATCGATTAGTCCAATATACGGTGACTTTAAAGGACTTGGGAAGATTACTCATTTTATTGGAACGCACGAATGTTTATATCCAGATGCAATAAGACTTGATGAAGAACTAACAGAACAGGGAATTGAAATCAATACTTTTGTTTATCCTAAAATGAATCATGTGTTTGTTGTTATGCCAATCCCTGAAGCCCAAGATGCTCAACAAAAGATTATTACTATAATAAGTTAA
- a CDS encoding YfbM family protein has protein sequence MGIMACYLSLEDALADEIAQLDNSHIVGKIEELMEKQCCPIYDMDKLWDGLHCLLTGISASQPIEDHTLSEAIVGVHVLDTEEFVSVIGCEELPCILEALHSMDRTVLQQQFKPADFREKQIYPDIWADNEAEELFAELIAELDQLIHFYEQSLAQGHDILISIY, from the coding sequence ATGGGAATCATGGCATGTTACTTATCATTAGAAGATGCTTTAGCGGATGAAATTGCCCAGTTAGACAACTCCCATATCGTCGGGAAGATTGAGGAGCTTATGGAAAAACAATGCTGTCCTATATATGACATGGATAAATTATGGGACGGATTGCATTGTTTGCTAACAGGGATCTCTGCCTCGCAGCCGATTGAGGATCACACATTAAGCGAAGCGATTGTCGGAGTCCACGTGCTGGATACTGAAGAATTCGTCAGCGTCATTGGCTGTGAAGAGCTTCCCTGCATTTTAGAAGCTCTTCATTCTATGGATAGGACCGTCTTACAGCAACAATTCAAGCCAGCCGATTTTAGAGAGAAACAGATTTATCCGGATATTTGGGCGGACAATGAAGCTGAAGAACTTTTCGCAGAACTTATTGCGGAACTCGATCAGTTAATCCATTTTTATGAACAAAGCCTTGCCCAGGGTCATGACATATTAATCAGCATTTATTAA